In Streptomyces canus, one DNA window encodes the following:
- a CDS encoding bifunctional helix-turn-helix transcriptional regulator/GNAT family N-acetyltransferase, whose amino-acid sequence MDPVSTEHVAEFRRFNRYFTRRIGALDDHYLGQDRPLGEARLLFEIGEGVSLRELRTRLGLDAGYLSRMAKTLQAQGMVRVSVHPGDSRLRMVELTRAGRIELEEQNRRADALAAGLLDGLTGPQRDRLAEAMSTAQRLLRLAGITVAPVDGAAPDARACLDAYAADIDARFPEGFDTSDLVGPEEVSGNAGAFFVAYEEGRPVGCGALRRLEPRVGEIRHVWVHPDARRLGLARRILAALETEAAARRLAVLRLDTHASLTEARTMYRACGYTEIPPYGDHVYGDYWFEKRLTG is encoded by the coding sequence ATGGACCCGGTGTCGACAGAGCACGTGGCGGAGTTCCGCCGGTTCAACCGCTACTTCACCCGCCGTATCGGCGCCCTGGACGACCACTACCTCGGCCAGGACCGCCCGCTCGGCGAGGCGCGGCTGCTGTTCGAGATCGGCGAGGGGGTCTCGCTGCGCGAGCTCAGGACCCGGCTCGGTCTGGACGCCGGTTATCTGAGCCGGATGGCGAAGACCCTGCAGGCGCAGGGCATGGTCCGGGTCAGCGTCCACCCGGGCGACAGCCGGCTGCGCATGGTCGAGCTGACCCGCGCCGGAAGAATCGAACTCGAGGAGCAGAACCGCCGGGCCGACGCCCTCGCGGCCGGTCTGCTCGACGGACTCACCGGGCCCCAGCGCGACCGGCTCGCCGAGGCGATGAGCACCGCCCAGCGCCTGCTGCGCCTGGCCGGCATCACCGTGGCCCCGGTCGACGGCGCCGCCCCCGACGCCCGCGCCTGCCTCGACGCCTACGCCGCCGACATCGACGCCCGCTTCCCGGAGGGCTTCGACACGTCCGACCTGGTGGGCCCCGAGGAGGTCTCGGGGAACGCGGGCGCGTTCTTCGTGGCGTACGAGGAGGGCCGCCCCGTGGGCTGCGGCGCGTTGCGCCGGCTGGAGCCGCGCGTCGGCGAGATCCGCCATGTGTGGGTGCACCCGGACGCCCGCCGACTCGGCCTCGCCCGGCGGATCCTCGCGGCCCTGGAGACGGAGGCCGCCGCCCGCCGCCTGGCCGTCCTGCGGCTCGACACGCACGCCTCGCTCACCGAGGCGCGGACGATGTACCGGGCGTGCGGCTACACGGAGATCCCGCCGTACGGGGATCACGTCTACGGCGACTACTGGTTCGAGAAGCGGCTGACGGGCTGA
- a CDS encoding malate dehydrogenase: protein MTRTPVNVTVTGAAGQIGYALLFRIASGQLLGADVPVKLRLLEITPALKAAEGTAMELDDCAFPLLQGIDITDDPNVAFDGTNVGLLVGARPRTKGMERGDLLEANGGIFKPQGKAINDHAADDVKILVVGNPANTNALIAQAAAPDVPAARFTAMTRLDHNRALTQLAKKTGTTVADIKRLTIWGNHSATQYPDIFHATVAGKNAAETVNDEKWLAEDFIPTVAKRGAAIIEARGASSAASAANAAIDHVHTWVNGTADGDWTSMGIPSDGSYGVPEGLISSFPVTTKDGVYEIVQGLEINEFSRARIDASVKELEEEREAVRALGLI from the coding sequence ATGACCCGCACTCCCGTGAACGTCACCGTCACCGGCGCGGCCGGCCAGATCGGTTACGCCCTGCTCTTCCGCATCGCCTCCGGCCAGCTGCTCGGCGCGGACGTTCCGGTCAAGCTTCGCCTCCTGGAGATCACCCCCGCGCTGAAGGCCGCCGAGGGCACCGCCATGGAGCTCGACGACTGCGCCTTCCCGCTCCTTCAGGGCATCGACATCACCGACGACCCGAACGTCGCCTTCGACGGCACCAACGTCGGTCTGCTCGTCGGCGCCCGCCCCCGCACCAAGGGCATGGAGCGCGGTGACCTCCTGGAGGCCAACGGCGGCATCTTCAAGCCGCAGGGCAAGGCCATCAACGACCACGCCGCGGACGACGTGAAGATCCTGGTCGTCGGCAACCCGGCCAACACCAACGCGCTGATCGCCCAGGCCGCCGCCCCGGACGTACCGGCCGCGCGCTTCACCGCGATGACCCGCCTCGACCACAACCGCGCGCTGACCCAGCTCGCGAAGAAGACGGGCACCACGGTCGCCGACATCAAGCGTCTGACCATCTGGGGCAACCACTCCGCCACCCAGTACCCGGACATCTTCCACGCCACGGTCGCCGGCAAGAACGCCGCCGAGACCGTCAACGACGAGAAGTGGCTGGCCGAGGACTTCATCCCGACCGTCGCCAAGCGCGGCGCGGCCATCATCGAGGCCCGTGGCGCCTCCTCCGCCGCCTCGGCCGCCAACGCCGCCATCGACCACGTCCACACCTGGGTCAACGGCACCGCGGACGGCGACTGGACCTCCATGGGCATCCCGTCGGACGGTTCCTACGGCGTCCCGGAGGGCCTGATCTCGTCCTTCCCCGTCACCACCAAGGACGGCGTCTACGAGATCGTCCAGGGCCTGGAGATCAACGAGTTCTCCCGCGCCCGCATCGACGCCTCCGTGAAGGAGCTGGAGGAGGAGCGCGAGGCGGTGCGCGCGCTCGGCCTCATCTGA
- a CDS encoding DUF2690 domain-containing protein, whose protein sequence is MPDELDPQVREFASQLRRLVDRSGLSIAAVADRTGYSKTSWERYLNGRLLAPKGAIVALAEVTGTNPVHLTTMWELAERAWSRSEMRHDMTMEAIRISQARAALGEFGAPPARVKGGKTARRSSSVTATPGVAGPAGVAPTVPPQPAAPETDGVEARQGSSSGNSWGIAGYQGPSQPSSGRTAAAAPVSTGGPAWTPGAPGPYDEPQDARPGDGSSGGADGSAGSGGSGAGKRRLTMFLSGVVGVLVVVAAVFFLTDGGGDKKNAGADKSPSPSASTSVSLPAGVKCSGAGCTGKDAEAMGCSGNLVTTAKTATVGATVVEVRYSESCGAAWGRVTQAGQGDKVEVTAGKATEQSGNITEVGDTIAYTPMVAVKDAGEAKACVTLASGQSGCTD, encoded by the coding sequence TTGCCGGATGAACTGGATCCGCAGGTCAGGGAGTTCGCGAGCCAATTGCGGCGGCTCGTGGACCGCAGCGGCCTGAGCATCGCGGCCGTCGCCGACCGCACGGGTTACAGCAAGACGTCCTGGGAGCGGTATCTCAACGGCCGGCTGCTCGCGCCGAAGGGCGCGATCGTCGCCCTGGCCGAGGTCACCGGCACCAATCCCGTTCACCTGACCACCATGTGGGAGCTCGCCGAACGGGCCTGGAGCCGTTCGGAGATGCGCCACGACATGACCATGGAGGCCATCCGGATCTCCCAGGCGCGGGCCGCGCTCGGCGAGTTCGGCGCGCCGCCCGCCCGCGTCAAGGGCGGCAAGACGGCCCGCAGGAGCAGCAGTGTGACGGCGACGCCGGGGGTGGCGGGACCCGCGGGAGTCGCCCCCACGGTGCCGCCGCAGCCGGCGGCACCGGAAACCGACGGCGTGGAGGCACGGCAGGGCTCCTCGAGCGGGAACTCCTGGGGCATAGCCGGGTATCAGGGGCCGTCGCAGCCTTCTTCGGGGCGTACGGCCGCGGCGGCGCCCGTTTCCACCGGCGGTCCGGCGTGGACGCCGGGGGCGCCCGGGCCGTACGACGAGCCGCAGGACGCGCGACCCGGGGACGGCTCCTCCGGCGGCGCCGACGGGTCCGCCGGGTCCGGTGGCTCCGGCGCGGGGAAGCGGCGGCTGACGATGTTCCTCTCGGGGGTCGTCGGAGTGCTGGTCGTGGTCGCCGCCGTGTTCTTCCTGACCGACGGGGGCGGGGACAAGAAGAACGCGGGGGCCGACAAGTCTCCGTCGCCGTCCGCCAGTACGTCCGTCTCGCTGCCCGCCGGGGTGAAGTGCAGTGGCGCGGGATGCACCGGCAAGGACGCCGAGGCCATGGGGTGCAGCGGGAATCTGGTGACGACCGCCAAGACCGCGACGGTGGGGGCGACCGTGGTCGAGGTGCGGTACAGCGAGTCCTGTGGCGCGGCCTGGGGGAGGGTCACCCAGGCCGGGCAGGGGGACAAGGTCGAGGTGACCGCGGGGAAGGCGACCGAGCAGAGTGGGAACATCACCGAAGTCGGGGACACCATCGCCTATACGCCGATGGTGGCGGTGAAGGACGCCGGCGAGGCGAAGGCCTGCGTGACGCTGGCTTCCGGACAGTCGGGGTGCACCGACTGA